A single genomic interval of Flavobacteriales bacterium harbors:
- a CDS encoding transketolase, which translates to MSAPNAAASKASRASTDDLARTCSQVRRDIIRMVHAVQSGHPGGSLGCTEFMVALYFKVLRHDPAAWSMDGAGQDLFFLSNGHISPVWYSVLARSGYFPVKELATFRRLDSRLQGHPTTHEGLPGVRMASGSLGQGLSVAIGAALAKRLNQDPHLVYSLHGDGELQEGQVWEAAMSAAAHKVDNLIATVDRNGRQIDGDVDQVMPLGDLPAKWRAFGWDVLEMNGNDLGDVLRGLDEARARTGRGRPVAILMRTEMGQGVDFMTGSHHWHGVAPTDEQAARALAQLPETLGDY; encoded by the coding sequence ATGTCAGCCCCCAACGCCGCAGCCAGCAAGGCCTCCCGCGCTTCCACCGACGACCTTGCGCGGACCTGCTCGCAGGTGCGCCGCGACATCATCCGCATGGTGCATGCCGTGCAGAGCGGCCACCCCGGCGGATCGCTCGGGTGCACCGAGTTCATGGTCGCCCTCTACTTCAAGGTGCTCCGCCATGACCCTGCGGCCTGGAGCATGGACGGTGCCGGCCAGGACCTCTTCTTCCTCAGCAATGGTCACATCAGCCCGGTGTGGTACAGCGTGCTCGCGCGTTCGGGCTACTTCCCGGTGAAGGAGCTCGCCACCTTCCGCCGCCTCGACAGCCGCTTGCAGGGGCATCCCACCACGCACGAAGGGCTTCCCGGGGTGCGCATGGCCTCCGGCTCCCTCGGTCAGGGGCTCAGCGTGGCCATCGGTGCGGCCCTCGCCAAGCGCCTCAACCAGGATCCCCATCTGGTGTACAGCCTGCACGGCGATGGCGAACTGCAGGAGGGCCAGGTGTGGGAGGCCGCCATGAGCGCCGCCGCCCACAAGGTGGACAACCTCATCGCCACGGTGGACCGGAACGGCCGGCAGATCGACGGCGATGTGGACCAGGTGATGCCGCTCGGCGACCTGCCCGCCAAATGGCGCGCCTTCGGCTGGGACGTGCTGGAGATGAACGGCAACGACCTGGGCGACGTGCTTCGGGGCCTGGACGAGGCCCGCGCGCGCACCGGCCGGGGACGCCCCGTGGCGATCCTCATGCGCACCGAGATGGGTCAGGGTGTGGACTTCATGACCGGCAGCCACCACTGGCATGGCGTGGCCCCCACCGACGAGCAGGCCGCCCGCGCGCTGGCCCAACTGCCGGAAACGCTGGGCGACTATTGA
- a CDS encoding O-antigen ligase family protein — translation MRRTDDRLDHAASGLLLLLAAQALWPLPATGAMLIAFAAVQLTRALRQGSAPEARVRRPLVLALGLPFLLLALRAPFCEDPHAAWLSAERTVPLLLLPVLLLLAPPPPLPRPVALDVFSGAALLLGLRGLLPVLFAQPDLLDEPRALREAFAANTGMHAVYAAYHLFLAALIQTAHLVRRRSAVRIALVVACALLGALLASRMPALAFLVAFAVIMLRSTGGVRRSVALPLATLLVLMLIAAPTLRGRWKEALTTPAAVPSTATTDTGERWALVHCGLSLLEAHALIGIGPDRVRGAMDECLRGIAGGAYADGHHGPHDQLFLWWIGLGLPGAIAFALLFAVPLREAMRRKDALHGALLTFLALCCLTEDLLDRQWGVVLFAFLNTWALARPEAREQGSMAN, via the coding sequence ATGCGGCGCACTGACGATCGGCTCGACCACGCGGCCAGCGGTCTGCTGCTGCTGCTTGCGGCGCAGGCCCTGTGGCCCCTGCCGGCCACCGGAGCCATGCTCATCGCCTTCGCGGCCGTCCAGCTGACGCGTGCCTTGCGGCAGGGATCCGCGCCTGAGGCAAGGGTGCGCCGGCCCCTCGTCCTCGCGCTCGGCCTTCCCTTTCTGCTGCTCGCCCTGCGTGCGCCGTTCTGCGAGGACCCGCACGCCGCGTGGCTCAGTGCCGAACGCACGGTGCCCCTGCTCCTGCTTCCCGTGCTGCTGCTGCTGGCCCCACCGCCGCCCCTGCCCCGCCCGGTGGCGCTGGACGTCTTCAGCGGTGCCGCCCTGCTGTTGGGCCTGCGCGGCCTGCTGCCCGTGCTTTTCGCTCAGCCGGACCTGCTCGACGAGCCCCGCGCCCTGCGCGAAGCCTTCGCCGCGAACACCGGCATGCACGCGGTGTATGCGGCCTATCACCTCTTCCTCGCCGCGCTGATCCAGACGGCCCACCTGGTGCGCCGGCGATCCGCCGTTCGCATCGCGTTGGTGGTGGCCTGCGCCCTGCTGGGCGCCCTGCTCGCCTCGCGCATGCCGGCCCTCGCCTTCCTGGTCGCGTTCGCGGTGATCATGCTGCGCAGCACCGGTGGTGTGCGGCGAAGCGTGGCCCTTCCCCTGGCCACCCTGCTGGTGTTGATGCTGATCGCAGCGCCGACCCTGCGCGGAAGATGGAAGGAGGCCCTCACCACCCCCGCCGCCGTGCCCAGCACCGCCACCACCGACACCGGTGAACGCTGGGCCTTGGTGCACTGCGGCCTGTCCCTGCTGGAAGCGCACGCCCTCATCGGCATCGGTCCCGATCGGGTGCGCGGGGCCATGGACGAGTGCCTGCGCGGCATCGCGGGCGGTGCCTATGCCGACGGCCATCACGGTCCGCACGATCAATTGTTCCTCTGGTGGATCGGTCTGGGCCTGCCCGGCGCGATCGCCTTCGCGCTCCTGTTCGCCGTGCCGCTGCGCGAAGCGATGCGCCGCAAGGACGCCCTGCATGGGGCCCTGCTCACCTTTCTGGCCCTGTGCTGCCTCACCGAGGACCTGCTGGACCGGCAGTGGGGCGTGGTGCTGTTCGCCTTCCTGAACACCTGGGCACTGGCCAGGCCGGAAGCCAGGGAGCAAGGGTCGATGGCGAACTGA
- a CDS encoding glycosyltransferase, protein MRIALVHDWLAVQGGAERVTRELIDLFDPDVFALVDFLTPEARQEVLGGRRARSTFIQHLPFARTHFRSYLPLFPMAIERLDLRGYDLVLSASYAVAKGVRTHPGQVHLSYIHTPMRYAWVMEDDYLRDHGMHGVRGFLLRRVLNRLRQWDRANTERITCLVANSRTTADRIRTCYGREARVVHPPVDLERFTPGPAPRDHYLAVSRLVPYKRVDRIIDAFRAMPGRRLIVCGDGPERDRLMRSRPPNVQLMGEVPHEELVHLLRSARALVAAAHEDFGLTPLEANACGTPVIALGAGGYLETVVDGVTGLFFPSADGASIREAVERFERSGVRCGPDELRAHAARFGRDVFRTAMREAVDQCLTHAAH, encoded by the coding sequence ATGCGCATCGCCCTGGTGCATGACTGGCTGGCCGTGCAGGGCGGCGCCGAACGCGTCACCCGCGAACTGATCGACCTGTTCGACCCGGACGTGTTCGCGCTCGTGGACTTCCTGACGCCCGAGGCCCGGCAGGAGGTGCTCGGGGGACGCCGTGCACGAAGCACCTTCATCCAGCATCTGCCCTTCGCCCGCACCCACTTCCGCAGCTACCTGCCCCTGTTCCCCATGGCCATCGAGCGGCTCGACCTGCGCGGCTACGACCTGGTGCTGTCGGCCTCCTACGCCGTGGCCAAGGGGGTGCGGACCCATCCGGGGCAGGTGCACCTGAGCTACATCCACACCCCCATGCGCTACGCGTGGGTGATGGAGGACGACTACCTGCGGGACCACGGCATGCACGGGGTGAGGGGCTTCCTCCTCCGGCGCGTGCTCAACCGGCTGCGGCAGTGGGACCGCGCGAACACCGAGCGCATCACCTGCCTGGTGGCCAACAGCCGCACCACCGCCGATCGCATCCGGACCTGCTATGGCCGGGAGGCGCGCGTGGTGCATCCGCCGGTGGACCTGGAGCGCTTCACCCCGGGACCGGCACCTCGCGACCACTATCTCGCCGTCTCGCGCCTGGTGCCTTACAAACGCGTGGACCGCATCATCGACGCCTTCCGCGCCATGCCCGGTCGCCGGCTCATCGTCTGCGGGGATGGGCCCGAGCGTGACCGGTTGATGCGATCTCGTCCACCCAACGTGCAGCTCATGGGCGAGGTGCCGCACGAGGAGCTCGTCCACCTGCTGCGGAGCGCGCGCGCGCTGGTCGCCGCCGCGCACGAGGACTTCGGGCTCACGCCGTTGGAGGCCAACGCCTGCGGCACGCCCGTGATCGCGCTCGGCGCCGGCGGTTATCTGGAAACGGTGGTGGACGGCGTGACGGGCCTGTTCTTCCCCTCGGCCGACGGAGCATCGATCCGCGAAGCGGTGGAGCGGTTCGAGCGCTCGGGTGTGCGCTGCGGACCCGACGAACTGCGCGCCCATGCGGCCCGGTTCGGTCGCGATGTGTTCCGCACCGCCATGCGCGAGGCCGTGGACCAATGCCTGACCCATGCGGCGCACTGA
- a CDS encoding glycosyltransferase family 4 protein: MALVLNGRCLHRPVTGVERYALQLEAALQRLELPFRTITTRHASGFTGHLWEQLVLPLRLRRHDLLLGPANTGPWLLRDQLLVVHDLAWLEHPEWFSGAFGTWYRLLLPSLIPRVRGLITVSRTVADELARQVPSTAQRIQVVPPAVAQDNEPGPAPTGPPLFLFIGPGDPRKEVGIFQRAFALCRERRPEALAVIVGDAGRVFARQDLRPGPGETWTGRVDDDALFALMRRATALVMPSRYEGFGLPILEAMARGCPVIASDLPVFRESFGDAALRVPVGEATTLAGAMTELANDPQSREARVRSGLLRATHYAFDAQDAALHQALRAFAPELSH, from the coding sequence ATGGCGCTGGTGCTCAACGGCCGCTGCCTGCACCGGCCGGTGACCGGCGTGGAGCGCTACGCCCTGCAACTGGAGGCCGCGCTGCAGCGGCTGGAGCTTCCGTTCCGCACCATCACCACCCGGCATGCGAGCGGCTTCACCGGCCACCTGTGGGAGCAACTGGTGCTGCCCCTGCGGCTGCGGAGGCATGACCTGTTGCTCGGCCCGGCGAACACCGGCCCGTGGCTGCTGCGCGATCAACTGCTGGTGGTGCACGACCTCGCGTGGCTGGAGCACCCCGAGTGGTTCAGCGGTGCCTTCGGGACCTGGTACCGCCTGCTCCTCCCCTCCTTGATCCCGCGGGTCCGCGGCCTCATCACCGTCAGCCGCACGGTGGCCGATGAGCTGGCCCGGCAGGTCCCCTCCACCGCCCAACGCATCCAGGTGGTGCCGCCTGCCGTCGCGCAGGACAACGAACCGGGTCCGGCACCGACCGGACCTCCCCTGTTCCTCTTCATCGGGCCCGGCGACCCGCGCAAGGAGGTGGGCATCTTTCAGCGCGCCTTTGCCCTGTGCCGCGAACGTCGTCCGGAGGCGCTGGCGGTCATCGTGGGCGATGCCGGCCGCGTCTTCGCCCGACAGGACCTGAGGCCGGGACCCGGCGAGACCTGGACCGGACGCGTGGACGACGATGCGCTCTTCGCCCTGATGCGCCGCGCCACCGCCTTGGTGATGCCCAGCCGGTATGAAGGCTTCGGGCTGCCCATCCTGGAGGCCATGGCCCGGGGATGTCCGGTGATCGCCAGTGACCTTCCGGTGTTCCGCGAATCGTTCGGCGACGCCGCGCTGCGCGTGCCAGTCGGCGAGGCCACTACCTTGGCCGGGGCCATGACCGAGCTGGCGAACGATCCGCAGTCCCGCGAGGCCCGGGTCCGCAGCGGCCTCCTCCGCGCCACCCACTACGCCTTCGACGCGCAGGACGCCGCCCTTCACCAGGCCTTGCGCGCATTCGCTCCCGAGCTGAGCCACTGA
- a CDS encoding ABC transporter permease, translating into MSAPAVHALHGRRIAWPLVLQVAWKNVRLRYKSSLLGFVWTFLNPVIYLAIFLFIFSRAFEQVANYPVFALTGLILWTFFATTSAHVLGALVENAHVLRSLAVPPLVFPLAQLFAGLINLLFSLVPFALLLAAFGWRPQPVHLLALPTLVLFAVFVFGLSLALCTLNVYFRDIGLLWNALLPALFYITPIAYPPDLVPADLRWIAGLDPLYWYIGLFRTIVVDGLSPDAGTLVLVTALSTASLALGMVVYGSLRRGLIANY; encoded by the coding sequence ATGTCAGCGCCCGCCGTCCACGCCCTGCACGGGCGTCGCATCGCCTGGCCGCTGGTGCTGCAGGTGGCCTGGAAGAACGTCAGGCTCCGCTACAAGAGCTCGCTCCTCGGCTTCGTGTGGACCTTCCTGAACCCCGTCATCTACCTGGCGATCTTCCTGTTCATCTTCAGCCGGGCCTTCGAGCAGGTGGCCAACTACCCCGTGTTCGCCCTCACCGGCCTCATCCTCTGGACCTTCTTCGCCACCACCTCGGCCCACGTGCTCGGCGCGCTGGTGGAGAACGCGCATGTGCTGCGCTCGCTCGCGGTGCCGCCGCTGGTGTTCCCGCTGGCGCAACTGTTCGCCGGCCTCATCAACCTGCTCTTTTCGCTGGTGCCTTTCGCGCTGCTGCTGGCGGCTTTCGGCTGGCGGCCCCAGCCGGTGCACCTGCTCGCCCTGCCCACCTTGGTGCTCTTCGCCGTGTTCGTCTTCGGCCTTTCCCTCGCCCTCTGCACGCTGAACGTCTACTTCCGCGACATCGGCCTGCTGTGGAACGCCCTGTTGCCTGCGCTCTTCTACATCACGCCCATCGCCTACCCGCCGGACCTGGTGCCCGCCGACCTGCGCTGGATCGCCGGCCTGGACCCGCTCTACTGGTACATCGGCCTGTTCCGCACCATCGTGGTGGACGGGCTCAGCCCCGATGCGGGGACCCTGGTGCTGGTGACGGCCTTGTCCACGGCATCGCTGGCGCTGGGCATGGTGGTGTACGGATCCCTCCGTCGTGGACTGATCGCCAATTACTGA
- a CDS encoding ABC transporter ATP-binding protein encodes MSAAPMIEVRGLQADYHVQRHGAGSIKEYLVSFGRKGLLERKRIIEQVDLDIAAGECFGIVGRNGSGKSTLLRVLAGIVEPTAGSVTVRGRVAPMLALGVGLEPELDGLENARLCAALMGGDRQAMRRTVDHVRHFAGLSDDDLRMPVKRYSTGMMARLGFAIATTDDPEVLLIDEVLAVGDAGFQLKCYERIAELKRKGGTIVFVSHALGEVQRICDRAGCMEAGRLVKVGGTHEVGVFYHGLLGIPVEG; translated from the coding sequence ATGAGCGCAGCGCCGATGATCGAAGTGCGCGGCCTGCAGGCCGACTACCACGTGCAACGCCACGGTGCGGGCTCCATCAAGGAGTACCTGGTCTCGTTCGGCCGCAAGGGCCTGCTCGAACGCAAGCGGATCATCGAGCAGGTGGACCTCGACATCGCGGCGGGCGAATGCTTCGGCATCGTGGGCCGCAACGGCAGCGGCAAGAGCACCCTGCTGCGCGTGCTCGCCGGCATCGTGGAGCCCACGGCCGGATCGGTGACGGTGCGCGGGCGCGTGGCGCCCATGCTCGCCCTGGGCGTGGGCCTCGAGCCCGAGCTCGACGGGCTGGAGAACGCGCGGCTCTGTGCGGCCCTCATGGGCGGGGACCGCCAGGCGATGCGGCGCACCGTGGACCATGTGCGGCACTTCGCCGGCCTGAGCGACGACGACCTGCGCATGCCGGTGAAGCGCTACAGCACGGGCATGATGGCCCGGCTCGGCTTCGCCATCGCCACCACCGATGATCCGGAAGTGCTGCTGATCGACGAGGTGCTCGCCGTGGGCGATGCAGGCTTCCAGCTCAAGTGCTACGAACGCATCGCCGAGCTGAAGCGCAAGGGCGGCACTATCGTGTTCGTGTCGCACGCGCTGGGCGAGGTGCAGCGCATCTGCGACCGCGCGGGCTGCATGGAGGCGGGGCGCTTGGTGAAGGTGGGCGGCACCCACGAGGTGGGCGTGTTCTATCACGGCCTGTTGGGCATACCGGTGGAAGGGTGA
- a CDS encoding glycosyltransferase, which yields MSGRDTAHPEGAGIAVLIPCYNDGAFLREALDSVYASTSAPAELVVVNDGSDDPATVQLLATLRDEGVRVIDRPNGGLAAARNTGWRATSAPWVLFLDADNRVEPELIARLAEAVARDPQADVCFTDKREFGLRDGVVRQHADDLPRLLVGNRIDACALVRRGLLEQLDGYDEAMRDGYEDWELWIRATAAGARFHHIPEALFAYRVRSGSLLARADDPEVRARILRHVVDKHAELYARHAGTVAMELHRTQAYDRWLRAELDAKAEEAARSAERAHAGTAEARAALDQMRAELLDVHRALAEAKEAGQQLREEAERDAARLAELEADKDILAAEAHRLVGEVDKAMQALSAQREHGRALQALIGQYEARIKAIEGSRLWRMRLAYHKMRALLRTSSDTSGRGFKWLRRGIFLVSGKGRRILRKFLAKVFRALYLLTEERPVRILVGEEQQQLFAVQGDPYHQWMARHFARPSDLRDQAELIEGFAHRPLISVVMPVYDPPVHLLDAAIRSVVDQVYPHWELCIADDRSPNAEVRRCLERWMKEDDRIRVVFRKENGHIARASNSALELAQGTFTALMDHDDLLAPDALFHVVKRLQRAPDLDLLYTDEDKIDEQGRHSEAHFKPQWCPDHLLSRNYFGHLVVLRTALLREVGGFRPGFEGSQDYDLLLRVTERTDRIAHIPRVLYHWRIHAGSAARSEEVKPYAYDAAKRALTEALDRRGEPAEVGFLEGFRGYGIRFTAPLKGKVSVLIPTKDKAEVLGTCLRSLFALTEHPDLEVIVISNNSREGALFELLDDMAAREPERFRWYRHDVPFNFSGLMNFGASKATGDHLCYLNNDTEVIHADWLRTMHSWSQRPSTGAVGVKLLYPNDTIQHAGVVIGLGGVAGHTFVGYHKDGPGYFNYINTINNYSAVTAACMMVERRKLERIGGWEEAFSVEYNDVDLCLRLREAGYHNVYLPHVSLYHFESLTRGHPHMTKESYERHLREVALFQERWRGYVDDDPCYNPNLGRGVHDWQFAL from the coding sequence ATGAGCGGACGCGATACGGCACATCCGGAGGGCGCGGGCATCGCGGTGCTGATCCCCTGCTACAACGACGGCGCCTTCCTCCGCGAGGCGCTCGACAGCGTGTACGCGTCGACCAGCGCCCCGGCGGAGCTGGTGGTGGTGAACGACGGCTCCGACGATCCGGCCACCGTGCAGCTGCTCGCCACGCTCCGCGATGAGGGCGTGCGCGTGATCGACCGGCCGAACGGCGGGCTGGCCGCGGCGCGCAACACGGGTTGGCGGGCCACCTCGGCCCCCTGGGTGCTCTTCCTGGACGCCGACAACCGGGTGGAACCGGAGCTGATCGCCAGGCTGGCGGAGGCCGTGGCCCGCGATCCGCAGGCGGACGTGTGCTTCACCGACAAGCGCGAGTTCGGGCTCCGCGACGGCGTGGTGCGGCAGCATGCCGACGACCTGCCCCGGCTGCTGGTGGGCAACCGCATCGACGCCTGCGCGCTCGTGCGCCGCGGCCTGCTGGAACAACTGGACGGCTACGACGAGGCCATGCGCGACGGCTACGAGGACTGGGAGCTGTGGATCCGCGCCACGGCGGCGGGCGCGCGCTTCCACCACATCCCCGAAGCGCTCTTCGCCTACCGCGTGCGTTCCGGCTCGCTGCTTGCCCGCGCCGATGATCCCGAGGTGCGGGCCCGCATCCTGCGCCATGTGGTGGACAAGCACGCCGAGCTCTATGCGAGGCATGCGGGCACCGTGGCCATGGAGTTGCACCGCACCCAGGCGTACGACCGTTGGCTGCGCGCCGAGCTCGATGCCAAAGCGGAGGAGGCGGCGCGGTCGGCGGAGCGGGCCCACGCCGGAACGGCGGAGGCCCGGGCCGCACTGGACCAGATGCGCGCCGAGCTGCTGGACGTCCACCGTGCGCTGGCCGAAGCGAAGGAGGCCGGGCAGCAGCTGCGCGAGGAGGCCGAGCGCGACGCCGCGCGCCTCGCCGAACTGGAGGCCGACAAGGACATCCTGGCCGCCGAGGCCCATCGCCTGGTGGGCGAGGTGGACAAGGCCATGCAGGCGCTGTCCGCCCAGCGCGAGCACGGCCGGGCCCTGCAGGCGCTCATCGGCCAGTACGAGGCGCGCATCAAGGCCATCGAGGGCAGCCGGCTGTGGCGCATGCGCCTGGCCTACCACAAGATGCGCGCGCTGCTGCGCACCTCCAGCGACACCTCGGGCCGGGGCTTCAAGTGGCTGCGGCGCGGCATCTTCCTCGTCTCGGGCAAGGGTCGCCGCATCCTGCGGAAATTCCTGGCCAAGGTGTTCCGCGCGCTCTACCTGCTCACCGAGGAACGCCCTGTGCGCATCCTGGTGGGCGAGGAACAGCAGCAGCTCTTCGCCGTGCAGGGCGACCCCTACCACCAGTGGATGGCCCGCCACTTCGCGCGGCCCAGCGACCTGCGCGACCAGGCCGAGCTCATCGAGGGCTTCGCGCACCGGCCCCTCATCAGCGTGGTGATGCCGGTGTACGACCCGCCGGTGCACCTGCTCGATGCCGCCATCCGTTCGGTGGTGGACCAGGTATATCCGCACTGGGAGCTCTGCATCGCCGACGACCGCAGCCCCAACGCCGAGGTGCGCCGCTGCCTGGAGCGCTGGATGAAGGAGGACGACCGCATCCGCGTCGTGTTCCGCAAGGAGAACGGCCACATCGCCCGCGCGAGCAACAGCGCCCTGGAGCTGGCGCAGGGCACCTTCACGGCGTTGATGGACCACGACGACCTGCTGGCGCCCGACGCCCTGTTCCATGTGGTGAAGCGCCTGCAGCGGGCACCCGACCTGGACCTCCTCTACACGGACGAGGACAAGATCGACGAGCAGGGCCGGCACAGCGAGGCCCACTTCAAGCCGCAGTGGTGCCCGGACCACCTGCTCTCGCGCAACTACTTCGGCCACCTGGTGGTGCTGCGCACGGCCCTGCTGCGCGAGGTGGGCGGGTTCCGGCCCGGCTTCGAGGGCAGCCAGGACTACGACCTGCTCCTGCGCGTCACCGAACGCACCGACCGCATCGCCCACATCCCGCGGGTGCTCTACCACTGGCGGATCCATGCCGGCAGCGCGGCGCGCAGCGAGGAGGTGAAGCCCTACGCCTACGACGCCGCCAAGCGCGCCCTCACCGAAGCGCTCGACCGCCGCGGCGAACCGGCCGAGGTGGGCTTCCTGGAGGGCTTCCGCGGCTACGGCATCCGCTTCACCGCACCGCTGAAGGGGAAGGTGAGCGTGCTGATCCCCACCAAGGACAAGGCCGAGGTGCTGGGCACCTGCCTGCGCTCCCTCTTCGCGCTCACCGAACATCCCGATCTGGAGGTCATCGTCATCAGCAACAACAGCCGCGAGGGCGCGCTCTTCGAGCTGCTGGACGACATGGCCGCGCGCGAGCCCGAGCGCTTCCGCTGGTATCGCCACGACGTGCCGTTCAACTTCAGCGGGCTCATGAACTTCGGCGCGTCCAAGGCCACGGGCGACCACCTCTGCTACCTCAACAACGACACGGAGGTGATCCACGCGGACTGGCTGCGCACCATGCACAGCTGGAGCCAGCGGCCCTCCACCGGCGCGGTGGGCGTCAAGCTGCTGTACCCCAACGACACCATCCAGCATGCCGGCGTGGTGATCGGCCTGGGCGGAGTGGCCGGCCACACCTTCGTGGGCTACCACAAGGACGGGCCGGGCTACTTCAACTACATCAACACCATCAACAACTACAGCGCGGTGACGGCCGCGTGCATGATGGTGGAGCGGCGCAAGCTCGAGCGCATCGGCGGCTGGGAGGAGGCCTTCAGCGTGGAGTACAACGACGTGGACCTCTGCCTGCGCCTGCGCGAGGCCGGCTACCACAATGTGTACCTGCCGCACGTCTCGCTCTACCACTTCGAGTCGCTCACCCGCGGCCATCCGCACATGACCAAGGAGAGCTACGAACGGCACCTGCGCGAGGTGGCGCTGTTCCAGGAGCGCTGGCGCGGCTACGTGGACGACGACCCCTGCTACAACCCCAACCTGGGCCGCGGCGTGCACGACTGGCAGTTCGCGTTGTGA
- a CDS encoding SprB repeat-containing protein, whose translation MSAQVLSVQLDPSDHNGFTISCFGGKDGSIDLTVSGGTPPYTYEWSTGANTQDIFGVAAGYYRVAVYDSDTGYVVREITLSEPELLVGTATAFEYPNDFNVSCHSCYNGSIDAGAIGGVAPYSYEWRDGSTVEDRSGLGARDYTVVVRDANGCEAAGITLILREPQRNDWTMNGNAGTIPGPHYFGTSDNQDVVFKSNGIERLRLLGTGQVKLSGLGDGILKSSGGGLVEVFPFSESLMPHDVYPFWRTDGNYLVTSIGTPAFLGTRDNSSLWIKTNNLLRMIISDDGRAALGEEIDQLPMAGALTIKTGWNDWLTLRRRTSDPNDDGFWHLHNPGPDFSRLIFYYTDQHGDSPEASSLTLWNDGNVSIGDNQPSSLDMRVRVGGGLHASKLTVGDVGDPSSLLNVGDDFAVLSDGRVRIGDDVTTPDNGYRLYVQGGLLTEKVKVAIRSTTQWSDHIFKADYCLPDLDEVASYIEKYGHLPGVPSASSMVDNGLDVVQTDAILLAKIEELTLYIIQLEKRISELE comes from the coding sequence ATGAGCGCCCAAGTCCTCAGTGTACAGCTCGACCCCAGCGACCACAACGGCTTCACGATCTCCTGCTTCGGCGGGAAGGATGGGAGCATCGACCTCACGGTTTCCGGCGGCACACCGCCCTACACCTACGAGTGGAGCACGGGTGCCAATACCCAGGACATCTTCGGTGTGGCCGCAGGGTACTACCGCGTGGCGGTGTACGACAGCGACACGGGCTATGTGGTACGGGAGATCACCCTGAGCGAGCCGGAACTCTTGGTGGGGACAGCCACGGCCTTCGAATACCCGAACGACTTCAACGTGAGCTGCCACTCGTGCTACAACGGCAGCATCGATGCGGGGGCCATCGGTGGTGTGGCGCCGTACAGTTACGAATGGAGGGACGGCTCCACCGTGGAGGATCGCAGCGGACTGGGCGCGCGGGACTACACCGTGGTGGTGCGCGATGCCAACGGCTGCGAAGCGGCCGGCATCACCCTGATCCTGCGCGAACCGCAGCGCAACGACTGGACCATGAACGGGAATGCCGGTACCATCCCTGGGCCGCACTACTTCGGCACCAGCGACAACCAGGATGTGGTGTTCAAGAGCAATGGCATCGAGCGACTGCGCCTATTGGGGACTGGACAAGTGAAACTCAGTGGTCTCGGTGATGGAATACTCAAGTCCTCAGGTGGTGGCTTGGTCGAGGTTTTTCCGTTCTCGGAGTCATTGATGCCCCATGACGTTTATCCCTTTTGGCGAACTGATGGGAACTACTTGGTTACGTCAATAGGGACTCCGGCTTTTTTGGGCACTCGGGATAATTCGTCACTGTGGATCAAGACCAATAATCTGTTAAGAATGATTATTTCCGATGATGGACGCGCCGCACTGGGAGAGGAGATTGATCAACTCCCAATGGCGGGTGCGTTGACGATCAAGACAGGTTGGAATGATTGGTTGACATTACGACGTAGGACAAGCGATCCGAACGATGACGGTTTCTGGCATTTGCACAACCCCGGCCCGGATTTCAGCAGGTTGATTTTCTACTATACTGACCAGCATGGTGACTCACCCGAAGCGAGCAGCTTGACTCTTTGGAATGATGGCAATGTGAGTATTGGCGATAACCAACCTTCATCCTTGGACATGCGGGTGCGTGTGGGCGGCGGATTGCATGCGAGTAAGCTGACAGTTGGAGATGTGGGTGACCCTTCCTCCCTGTTGAATGTTGGCGACGATTTCGCAGTTTTAAGTGATGGGCGCGTGCGGATTGGAGACGACGTTACTACGCCGGACAACGGTTATAGACTCTATGTGCAGGGAGGTCTATTGACCGAAAAGGTGAAGGTTGCGATAAGGTCAACGACGCAATGGAGTGATCACATTTTTAAAGCTGATTATTGTTTACCTGACTTAGATGAGGTAGCCTCGTACATTGAGAAATATGGCCATCTACCTGGTGTACCATCGGCTTCGTCCATGGTGGATAACGGTTTGGACGTTGTACAAACAGACGCAATTCTCCTGGCTAAGATTGAAGAATTGACACTATACATTATTCAACTTGAAAAACGAATAAGCGAACTCGAATAA